DNA from Desulfatirhabdium butyrativorans DSM 18734:
GGCCCTCGAAGTTGCCCTCCAGACCCATGCCAACATTACGCTCATCGGAGAAGATCTGGCGGACTACACCGACCATCGCAGGCTTGAGGCCAGCCGGAAAAGCGGCGGAACGGATTTTACCGCCTACGGCATGACGCTTCGGCATCTGTCTCGCATCATCTGCGATGCAATCGTTCAGCGGGCTGCAGTAGGCAAGAACTTCGGCGTCATGGTCATACCGGAAGGCGTTCTGGAATTCATCAACGAGATTCAGGTCTTCATCATCAAGCTGAACACCATCATCGGTGAGTACAACCGGACGCACGATATCGACTTTCACAGCACCCATCCCTTTCTCGAGCAAAAACGGGAATATCTGCGCCGACTGGCCCAGGGAACCCGGGACAGCGGTGGCCATTCGGTCTGGAACAACCGGGATGACGAGCTTTTCAACGATCTGCCGGATTTTTTTCAGGAAGGTCTCCTGATGGAAAGGGACAGCCACGGCAATTTTCAGTTTTCCCTGGTCGAAACCGACAAGGTCATCATGGGGCTTGTCCGGGATTATCTCGATATTCTCAAGGACAAGGGCGTTTACAAACTGGGCATCGAGCGCGCCTATTACGAACGGACACTCGAAGCCGCAGGCCTGTCTCCGGATCGTTTCGGACCGGTACTCTTCAGGAATTATGATTCAGGTTCGTACCTTCTGGTCAAAGAGAATATCATTTCCATCAAAACCCTGAAACAGGTGCTGGTAAAGGCCGGTCTGGCCACGGAGGATCAACCGGTTCCGTCTGCGGTGGAAAAGATCTATGCGAAATCCGTCCCCCAATTCAAAATCCAGACGCATTTCTACGGCTACGACGGCAGGGGCAGCAGCCCGACGGTGTTCGATTGCACCTATACCTACAACCTGGGATGGACCGCATTCAGCCTGATCGCCAATGGTGCGACCGGCCAGATGGCGGCCATTCGCAATCTGGAACAGCCTTTTTCCCAATGGGAGCCGATCGGTGTTCCCATTGCCCCCCTGATGCATCTGGAGGAACGCAACGGGAGACTCGTACTGGTTCTCGAAAAAAGTCTCGTCGATCTGAAAAGCCCGGCTTTTCAGACGCTGAAGGCATTCCGTGAAAAATGGCTGGCTGCAACCCCCGGCCCCGACGATTTCCGCGTTCCGGGTCCGATCCGTCTTTCGGGAGACATCGATGAAGATCGGCCCATCACCCTGAC
Protein-coding regions in this window:
- a CDS encoding 6-phosphofructokinase; this translates as MSKISDPSLVETSPDPDADCKLCSDFFDLPEVRALTSNLNSEMIARRLKIPLLCPVFETACTRLVENDNFTFELDSEAVEKLPNLIHNRVQNIVPDPDASETNRNQYTKARNIGIVFSGGPAPGGHNVIAGIYDAATKANPNSKLYGFWMGPDGILENRHVLLNQEMIDDYRNLGGFAMIKTGRTKIDSAKKMEQARKTLKGLDLDALVIIGGDDSNTNAAFMAQELFYDGIQIIGVPKTIDGDVQVRDSKGEVLCAVSFGYYSAARAFAQEVSNLCTDCSSDQKYWHICKVMGRSASHLALEVALQTHANITLIGEDLADYTDHRRLEASRKSGGTDFTAYGMTLRHLSRIICDAIVQRAAVGKNFGVMVIPEGVLEFINEIQVFIIKLNTIIGEYNRTHDIDFHSTHPFLEQKREYLRRLAQGTRDSGGHSVWNNRDDELFNDLPDFFQEGLLMERDSHGNFQFSLVETDKVIMGLVRDYLDILKDKGVYKLGIERAYYERTLEAAGLSPDRFGPVLFRNYDSGSYLLVKENIISIKTLKQVLVKAGLATEDQPVPSAVEKIYAKSVPQFKIQTHFYGYDGRGSSPTVFDCTYTYNLGWTAFSLIANGATGQMAAIRNLEQPFSQWEPIGVPIAPLMHLEERNGRLVLVLEKSLVDLKSPAFQTLKAFREKWLAATPGPDDFRVPGPIRLSGDIDEDRPITLTLNRYGAMHQKRGTHG